A part of Streptomyces sp. DSM 40750 genomic DNA contains:
- the pheA gene encoding prephenate dehydratase, with the protein MPASYVYLGPEGTFTEVALRTLPESATRELIPMVSVPAALDAVRNGEAEAAFVPIENSVEGGITTTLDELVAGAPLMIYREVLLSITFALLVRPGTKLSDIKTVTAHPAAQPQVRNWMKANLPPDVVWESAASNADGARLVQEGRYDAAFAGEFAASRYGLEALETEIHDAENAQTRFVLVGRPARPAAPTGADKTSVVIWQRDDHPGGLRDLLGEFAVRGVNLMLLQSRPTGEGIGNYCFAIDAEGHISDRRVAEALMGLKRVCLQVRFLGSYPRADATTAKIRPTLPGTSDTEFVAASDWVARCQDGRF; encoded by the coding sequence CCTGCGCACCCTGCCGGAGTCCGCGACCCGCGAGCTCATCCCGATGGTGTCCGTCCCCGCCGCCCTCGACGCCGTCCGTAACGGCGAGGCCGAGGCCGCGTTCGTCCCGATCGAGAACTCCGTGGAGGGCGGCATCACGACCACGCTCGACGAGCTGGTCGCCGGGGCCCCGCTGATGATCTACCGCGAGGTGCTCCTCTCGATCACCTTCGCGCTGCTGGTCCGCCCGGGCACCAAGCTCTCGGACATCAAGACGGTCACCGCGCACCCGGCCGCCCAGCCGCAGGTCCGCAACTGGATGAAGGCCAACCTCCCGCCCGACGTCGTCTGGGAGTCCGCCGCCTCGAACGCCGACGGCGCCCGCCTCGTCCAGGAGGGCCGTTACGACGCCGCCTTCGCCGGTGAGTTCGCGGCCTCGCGGTACGGCCTGGAGGCCCTGGAGACCGAGATCCACGATGCGGAGAACGCCCAGACCCGGTTCGTCCTGGTCGGCCGTCCCGCCCGGCCCGCCGCCCCGACCGGCGCCGACAAGACCTCCGTCGTCATCTGGCAGCGCGACGACCACCCCGGCGGACTGCGTGATCTGCTCGGCGAGTTCGCCGTCCGCGGTGTCAACCTGATGCTGCTGCAGTCCCGCCCCACCGGCGAGGGCATCGGCAACTACTGCTTCGCCATCGACGCCGAGGGTCACATCTCCGACCGCCGGGTGGCCGAGGCCCTGATGGGCCTGAAGCGCGTCTGCCTACAGGTGCGTTTCCTCGGTTCGTACCCGCGTGCGGACGCCACGACGGCGAAGATCCGGCCCACGCTGCCGGGGACCTCCGACACCGAGTTCGTGGCCGCGTCGGACTGGGTGGCGCGCTGCCAGGACGGCCGGTTCTAG